In a single window of the Arthrobacter sp. StoSoilA2 genome:
- a CDS encoding amino acid ABC transporter ATP-binding protein, whose product MSEFTSGTLTAKNIHLSFGTNHVLRGIDLHVEKGTTASVIGPSGSGKSTLLRVMNRLIEPDQGDILLDGRSVLKDNPDELRRRIGMVFQQFNLFPHKTVAENISLALRKIRGMSKEQAREEALAQLDLVGLKHRADARPANLSGGQQQRVAIARALAMKPEVMFFDEATSALDPELVKGVLALMTDLAQGGMTMVVVTHEMGFSRNVSDVVTFMDAGVVVESGPPEQLFNSPRTERLQGFLSDVL is encoded by the coding sequence ATGAGCGAATTCACATCCGGCACGTTGACGGCAAAGAACATCCATTTGTCGTTCGGCACCAACCACGTCCTGCGGGGAATTGACCTGCACGTTGAGAAGGGCACCACGGCTTCGGTCATCGGACCCTCGGGTTCAGGCAAGTCAACGCTGCTCCGCGTGATGAACCGGCTCATCGAACCGGACCAGGGCGACATCCTGTTGGATGGCCGTTCCGTCCTCAAGGACAACCCCGACGAGCTCCGGCGCCGGATCGGAATGGTGTTCCAGCAGTTCAATCTCTTCCCCCACAAGACGGTGGCCGAGAACATCTCCCTGGCGCTGCGTAAGATTCGCGGAATGTCCAAGGAACAGGCGCGTGAGGAGGCCTTGGCCCAACTGGACCTGGTTGGCCTCAAGCACAGGGCCGATGCCCGCCCTGCCAACCTTTCAGGTGGCCAGCAACAGCGCGTAGCCATTGCCCGTGCGCTGGCCATGAAGCCCGAGGTCATGTTCTTCGATGAGGCCACCTCCGCGCTGGACCCGGAACTAGTCAAGGGCGTACTTGCCCTGATGACCGATCTCGCGCAGGGAGGCATGACCATGGTGGTGGTTACCCATGAGATGGGCTTCTCGCGCAACGTCTCAGACGTCGTGACGTTCATGGACGCTGGCGTGGTTGTGGAATCCGGTCCACCGGAGCAGCTTTTCAACAGCCCCCGGACAGAGCGGCTCCAGGGTTTCCTCTCGGACGTCCTCTAG
- a CDS encoding glycoside hydrolase family 3 N-terminal domain-containing protein, which yields MRKIQSIASLGVRAAAAGILVTMVPGCSSGNETAGPTTAPVPPPVTTPSPTTTPVPGKSTSGASTEPKVSQPPSAPPTPEALSAAQQQLAGLSLEQRVGQLFMIAAKATGAEPGTMEALTKYHAGNVYLSGRSKAGTAATAAVVASLTGTVSAETTGGLPLFVATDQEGGYVQVLAGPGFSTIPAALVQAGAGPAKLRADATVWGKELRSAGVNVNLAPVLDTVTSPGFAPSNAPIGQFQREYGYVSGQVTNLGNAFAQGMEEAGVAPVVKHFPGLGRVVPNTDVSQNVRDTETTRNDPALEPFRTAIADGVQWVMVSNAYYDQIDPANIAPFSPVVMMQMLRGDAGFKGIILSDDVCSAAQLKPWTPADRATNFFAAGGTMLVCADPGSIPAMYDAVLQKAQSEPDFRKKVDAAALTVLSVKLGK from the coding sequence ATGCGCAAGATCCAGTCAATTGCATCCCTTGGCGTGAGGGCCGCGGCGGCCGGAATCCTGGTCACAATGGTTCCTGGTTGCTCAAGTGGAAATGAAACCGCTGGCCCAACAACTGCACCGGTTCCGCCGCCTGTAACTACCCCTTCGCCGACGACCACCCCTGTTCCGGGCAAGTCCACTTCCGGGGCTTCAACCGAACCCAAGGTCTCCCAGCCACCTTCCGCACCACCTACCCCTGAAGCACTGTCCGCGGCGCAACAACAGCTTGCCGGGCTAAGCCTGGAGCAACGTGTCGGGCAACTCTTCATGATTGCCGCGAAGGCGACGGGTGCGGAGCCGGGCACCATGGAAGCACTCACCAAATACCACGCTGGCAACGTCTACTTGAGTGGTCGCAGCAAGGCCGGGACTGCTGCCACAGCTGCCGTCGTGGCCTCCCTCACCGGGACAGTTTCCGCCGAAACTACCGGTGGGCTCCCTCTCTTCGTGGCCACGGACCAGGAAGGTGGATACGTCCAGGTCCTGGCCGGTCCGGGTTTCTCCACCATCCCTGCCGCATTGGTGCAAGCCGGAGCTGGTCCCGCGAAGCTTCGGGCAGATGCCACAGTTTGGGGGAAGGAACTCCGTAGCGCTGGCGTCAACGTCAATCTGGCTCCGGTCCTGGATACTGTGACGAGCCCTGGATTCGCGCCGTCCAATGCACCCATCGGACAATTCCAACGCGAGTACGGATACGTATCAGGGCAGGTGACCAATCTCGGAAACGCTTTTGCCCAAGGCATGGAGGAGGCGGGCGTTGCACCCGTCGTCAAGCACTTCCCAGGCCTCGGCAGGGTAGTTCCCAACACCGATGTCAGCCAGAACGTCAGGGACACAGAAACGACGCGGAATGATCCCGCCCTGGAACCATTTCGCACAGCCATTGCGGACGGCGTGCAATGGGTCATGGTGTCCAATGCCTACTACGACCAAATCGACCCCGCCAACATCGCGCCGTTCTCGCCCGTGGTGATGATGCAGATGCTTCGCGGGGACGCTGGCTTCAAAGGCATTATCCTCTCGGATGACGTCTGTAGTGCAGCACAGTTGAAGCCGTGGACCCCTGCGGACCGCGCCACCAACTTCTTCGCAGCGGGCGGCACGATGCTGGTTTGCGCGGACCCGGGAAGCATCCCCGCCATGTATGACGCCGTACTCCAGAAGGCGCAATCCGAGCCGGATTTCCGCAAGAAGGTGGACGCAGCGGCGTTGACAGTGTTGTCTGTGAAACTCGGGAAGTAA
- the hemL gene encoding glutamate-1-semialdehyde 2,1-aminomutase — protein MTSNTPVSDQLFDRARSLMPGGVNSPVRAFGSVGGTPKFMVSAKGAYLTDADGKEYVDLVCSWGPALLGHAHPAVLDAVHAAVDRGLSFGASTPDEANLAQIVKERVSAVERLRMVSTGTEATMTAVRLARGFTGRNLIIKFAGCYHGHLDGLLAAAGSGLATLALPGSAGVTAATAAETLVLPYNDLAAVEAAFAKHGNNIAAVITEAAPANMGVVTPGEGFNAGLSRITKDHGALLILDEVLTGFRTGYAGYWGLTGRQEGWAPDLLTFGKVIGGGMPTAALGGRADVMDYLAPVGPVYQAGTLSGNPVAMAAGVATLTHATPDVYAYVDARSLELSAALSSALDAEGVDHSIQRAGNLFSVAFGTSTHGVHNYDDAQGQQAYRYAPFFHSMLDSGVYLPPSVFEAWFLSAAHDDAAMNRIIDALPAAAKAAAAAIA, from the coding sequence ATGACTTCAAACACCCCTGTGTCCGACCAGCTTTTCGATCGAGCCCGGTCCCTCATGCCCGGCGGAGTGAACTCGCCCGTGCGTGCGTTCGGGTCCGTTGGCGGCACACCGAAATTCATGGTTTCGGCCAAGGGCGCCTACCTCACTGACGCTGATGGCAAGGAATACGTAGATCTTGTCTGCTCGTGGGGCCCGGCCCTGCTCGGCCATGCCCACCCCGCCGTGCTCGATGCCGTGCACGCTGCCGTGGACCGCGGTCTGTCCTTCGGAGCATCCACCCCGGATGAGGCCAACCTCGCCCAGATCGTGAAGGAGCGCGTGTCCGCCGTCGAACGCCTGCGGATGGTGTCCACGGGCACCGAGGCCACCATGACGGCGGTTCGCCTCGCCCGCGGCTTTACCGGCCGCAACCTGATCATCAAGTTTGCCGGCTGCTACCACGGTCACCTGGACGGCCTGTTGGCAGCCGCAGGTTCCGGCCTCGCGACGCTGGCCCTCCCCGGTTCGGCCGGCGTCACGGCAGCCACCGCAGCTGAGACACTTGTTTTGCCTTACAACGACCTCGCAGCTGTCGAAGCTGCCTTCGCCAAGCACGGCAACAACATCGCGGCCGTGATTACCGAAGCTGCCCCGGCAAACATGGGTGTCGTCACCCCGGGCGAGGGCTTCAATGCCGGGCTGTCCCGCATCACCAAGGACCACGGGGCGCTCCTCATCCTCGACGAAGTCCTCACCGGTTTCAGGACCGGTTACGCCGGCTACTGGGGGCTCACAGGCCGTCAGGAAGGATGGGCCCCGGACCTGCTCACCTTCGGCAAGGTTATTGGAGGCGGAATGCCGACGGCGGCCCTCGGCGGACGCGCCGACGTCATGGATTACCTCGCACCCGTTGGCCCGGTGTACCAGGCAGGCACGCTGTCAGGAAACCCTGTGGCCATGGCTGCCGGCGTCGCAACGCTTACCCATGCCACGCCTGACGTTTACGCCTATGTGGACGCCCGTTCGCTGGAGCTGTCCGCAGCTCTTTCCTCCGCACTTGATGCCGAAGGCGTGGACCACTCCATCCAGCGTGCAGGCAACCTGTTCTCGGTTGCGTTCGGTACTTCCACCCACGGCGTGCACAACTACGACGACGCCCAGGGCCAGCAAGCTTACCGCTACGCACCGTTCTTCCACTCGATGCTGGATTCCGGCGTCTACTTGCCGCCGTCGGTCTTCGAGGCCTGGTTCCTGTCCGCGGCGCATGACGACGCTGCCATGAACAGGATCATTGACGCACTCCCGGCTGCTGCGAAGGCAGCGGCCGCCGCAATCGCCTAG